The following is a genomic window from Candidatus Nitrosotenuis cloacae.
CAGCAAGCTGCTTGAGAAAACCGACAAAGGATCTCTGTACAACCTACAGCTGGAATTTGACAACCCGTCGCTTTTGCTTCTTAACGCGGGAAAGACAGAGTTTACCATACTTGCTAACGACAACACGATAGGAGGCGGAACACTGGATCCGTTCATGCTCCCATCACTTGGAAAGGCTACTACTGCAGGCACGTTCCTCAGGGAGCAGCAGGCAGACGACAACGCAGAGGTAAAGATCTCTGGAGTGACAAAGTACCAACTACTGTTTGCATCAATTGATGTACCATTTACGTACTATCCAACATACGACCAGACTAGAGAATTTATACAAGACTCTTAGTTTTCCAAATCATTGCTCACCGTTTTTGGATCCACAGCACTGGACACAATTAGGACGCCTACCAGAGTACTCAAGGACGTACTTGGGGGAGCCGCCACCTTTGCGGGAGTGTCGGCAAGCTTTTTTGTTGATACCGGTCTGATTGCAGTAGTCGGCACCGACTTTCCAAAGAAATACCATGACCTTCTTGCAAAATATCTTGATCTGTCCGGCTTTGTCATACAAAAGGGGAAGACGTTCCGGTATGATGGAAGCTACGATGACACGCTAAGCAAGAGGACGACAAACAAAACAGAGCTGAATGTACTGGGCTCGTTTAAGCCGCAGGTGCCCGACGAGTACAGAAAGTCACAGTTTGTGTACCTGGCAAACAACGACCCAGACCAGAACTCCGCGTTAATCAGGGAATTTGACAACGTAAAATTCTCCATGTGCGACACCATAGAGTACTGGATTGCGACAAAACGCGCATCAGTAATCAAGATGATCAAGGCAGTCGATGCGGTAGTGATTAACGACGAGGAGGCAAAGCTCCTCACAAAGGAGCACAACCTGATAAAATGCGCAAAGAAGATGATGGAGTGGGGGGCAAAATACGTGATAATCAAAAAGGGAGAGCACGGCTCGCTTCTCTTCTTTGACGATGTGATATTTCCGTCAGTTGCCTTCTCGCTTGAGGATATAGTGGATCCTACCGGGGCCGGGGACTCTTTTGCAGGCGCGATGATCGGATACCTTGCAAGCAAAAACAAGACCAGCCTGTCTGAGATCAAAAAGGCAGTAGTGTACGGCAATGTGCTCGGATCTTTTGCGGTGGAGCGATGGGGGCTAGACGGGCTTACCAAGATCACAAAATCGCAGATTGAGAAGCGAATAAACCAGTACCAAAAAATGGTCGACTTTTAAAATAATTTGTACTTCAACATTCGTCATTTGGGAAACTGGGTGTCGACACAACAAATTCCACTGCTATTACAAGTTATTTACTAGAATGCACTACAAAAAATATTGGTAAGCAAGATCTACCGTGACAGAATTTACATCATAAAGGACGTCATCACGCTTCTCATCGAATACGGGGAACTAAACCAGACTGCCCTGTTTAGCTACAGCGGACTTAATCTGAAAAAACACAAAAAGATACTTGACGACCTAGAATCTCACGGTTTCATCTCGAGATCGACCTTACAAGACGGCAAGCGGACAATCACAATGTATCGGGCAACCACGAAGGGACTGGAGTTCTGCAGAACCATAATTGAGCCGTATGAGGAGCTTTTCCCACGTAAATCCGCATCTGATACCAATCTAGGACTTCTCATCTTCGTCTAAGGCAAACTCGGATGAGATCTTGCTGTCTATCTCATCTCTCTTTTTCGTATAGTTGGAATATTTCGCATTCCACGACTTTAGCATAATATACTGCCGCATCCCGAGAGCAAGCCAAGTCAGCGATATTATTATGATCATCCCAAGAAAGACCGACAGATAAGCACCAAACTCATCAAACTCATCAAGTATGAAGTAAAATTGTGGATGAGTGATCAGGTACGCGGAAAGCCCGATTGCGATTGGAGCTAAAATCAGGGCGGAAAGCGATATGCCCAACAGAGTCATTCGTATCTGGTTTATCTTGTCTACAAAACCATCTATTACTGCAACCAGGCTGAGACGCGAACTTTCAATGTCAGAGTTTTCCACGTCATCCATGCCCTAAGCCATTTTAATAACATTTGAAGTCACTGCACGATCAGCCTGCCATTCATCTCTGGGTGTATTGTACAGTAATACCTAAACGAACCTTCCTTGTCTGCGACAAATGTGACCGTCTGAGTCTCAAAGTAATTCAGATCCTTTGTATGAACGTTAAACTCGTCTATGTTCAGATTGTGCTTGGAATCGGTATCCTCGTTGATCATATGTATGGAACCAAGCTGATCTTGCGTTACGTGAATCTCCGGCATTATGTGCATTGAGCCCATGCTCTTCTTGCCGCTTGTTGTTCCCTTTGACGCAAACACGTAACCGTTCTGTGAGTCGTGTTTTGTGACAAGGTATGTATTCTCTGGAACGCCTAGAACTGGAAAACTCCTGTTTGTTGGAATCATGGAGTTGAACACGGCATATCCTATGGCAGCTGATACTAAGGTAAATCCTATGATTGCTAGGATCTTCTTATTACTCATTCTGCGCGAAGTGCGCCTCTGCTTTGACACAACCTAATGACTGCCGTTCTGTATTTAGGACATGATTAACAATGTTAAGCAGCTCCTAAATGCAAAAATCACACAATCACAGTGAACGAGAATGCAAATTATCTGATTGCAGCTATACCCACTGTTCTTCCTGCATTCTCGTTTACTTTATCTCAACAATCTACTGCGGCAATCAAATATTTTCTGAAAGGTTATAGAGTAGAATGAAAAACCCCACTCATGGACAGACTCGAGTCAATCTTTTCCATGCAGAAGGGACTTGCAGAAATGATGAACCTTGACCGGTACTCCAAGGATACGGAGGGACGTGTGTCCGCTCTCTGCACTGCAATAATTCATGAGGCGGTGGAGCTGCAGCGCACAACCAACTGGAAGTGGTGGAAAAAGCCGACACCGTTCAATGTGGACGATGCAAGAGAGGAGCTCATCGACATCTGGCATTTCGTAGTTCAGGCCTCACTTGAGCTGAACCTGACGCCGGACGATATCATGGAAGAATACAAGAGAAAAAACGAGATAAACCGAGACAGGCAGCGAAACGGCTACTAGTCCAGTATGCGGTACGGTCGCGTCTCTCCAATTTTGTCTATTATACTGATCTGTCTTTGAAACTGGGCAACCTCCGACTCTGTCACGGTAAGGACCGGATCTGGGCTTACCGAGTTGATTATCCTGCCATCACCATCTATTCCATGTCTGTGCACCAATAGCAGTGAGTGCCCCGCCCGGTGGCCGCTCACCTCCTTTCCGCAAAGGATTATGGTAGTTATGTTCGGGTTTTTGTTCACATGTCGGATCAGCGCGTCTATCCCCTTATTCTCCGACAGCAGCCTTCCCGCAAGAGCTATTCTTTCCATCATGACAGATGATGCAATCTCCCTTAGCAGATTCATGCTGGACAGCGTGCAGACTGCAACCGAGGATGAGGGGTTCCCATAGAACACGTCGTCTGGTATGGGAAGAAGAACCTTGCACAGCCTTCCCGCAACCTCGAGCAGATTCATGCCATGTCGTGAATTATCCTTGCAGTGGTTTCCAGATGACTCTGTTTTACCATCGGCTGGACTGGTAGGGACAGCACGTTTGATGCGGCCCACTCTGTGTTTGGCAGCGAGATCTTTTTGTTGTGATACGGAGTCTTGTGTGCCGGTATGGAATAGTAGACCGTAGCGCCGATTCCAGAGTCGTTGAGTTTTTTCATTATACCGTTGCGCATCTTGGTGGCTATCGTGTACAGGTACCAGTTTACCTGCACCCCCTTCCTCTCTTCTGGAAGTGTCACATTTGCACCTGAGAGCAACTCTGTTAGGATTCTTGCATTCTTCTTTCTTGCGGCAAGGAACTTGGGCAGCTTTTTCATCTGCACCTTTGCGATTGCCGCATTAATCTCCGGCAGCCTGAAATTCAGTCCAAGTATCCTCGTGTCGTATCCGTGAACCATTCCGTGATTTCTAATCATCAGCAGTTTTTCCCAGAGCTTCTTATCCGAGGTAACTATCACACCACCCTCGCCCGATGTCATCACCTTTGCCGCATACAGCGAAAAACATCCAAGTTTGGAGAACGTACCTGTCTGCTTTCCCTTGTAGGTCGAGCCCATCGACTGCGCAGCATCCTCAATTACATCCAAGTTCTGCTTGTCTGCAATCTCTGATATCTCGTCCATGTACGCGACATTTCCGTACAGATGCACCGGGATGATCGCCTTTGTCCTCCTTGTTATCTTTCTTTTGAGGTCAACAGGATCCATGGTATAATTCTGCTTTAGAATGTCAACAAAGACCGGCTTTGCTCCAACTGAGACCACAGCGTTTGCGGTTGCAACAAAGGTAAATGATGGCAGCAGGACCTCGTCGCCGTGCTTTACATCCAAGGCGTACAGTGCCGCCTGCAGTGCCGCAGTGCCAGAGTTTACCGCAACCGCATATTTTGATTTGATAAATGAGCATACGTTTCTCTCAAATTCCTGCACGTTCCTTCCGCCCAGGCTCGCAGACGATGTGAGTGCCCCACCTTTTAGTACCGCGTTTACCTCAGCAATCTCCTCTCGCCCAATATACGGCACGTTTACAGGAATTTTCATGAGCTGTATTTTTGTACAACTCTAATAAACCTCATCAATCTTTTTGATAATTTTTATACTCAACTCTGATTCGTGACGTTACATGAAGTCACAACACCTGCAGGAAGACGAGGTAGGCTACAAGGTGTTCCTCTACATATTCTACGTCTGCGCATTTCTGATGGTCTCAATTACTGCATACTCTGCATACGCAATGATTCTGGACTGGCAGGAGGATGGCATGTACGTGATGGGCGAGGTACTAGTGACCACCGAGGTCCCCTTTGAGAACTTTGCCAAACTGATCACGTGGCTGTTCTTTGCGTGCATAATCGGATGGTACTGCGTCTCAAGAATCGGATGGAAGAAGGCAGTCAGGCTCCACTCGTGGAAGATGTCTCTCTTGCAGCTGATGCTTCTGGGATTTACCATAATCTGCTTTTACGAGGTATTGTACAACTTTACGGTCCTTAATGCGCACATCGGAGCAGGAATCCGAGACGGCCAACTACCGGACATTGACATGCTTACTGTCGCATATCCTGATCCAAACCGCCCGTGGAATCTGATATTTGCAACAAAGATCTTTCTTGTGGGATTCTTGATCTCCGCGCACGCATTCTATCTTTCCACAAGACCAAGAAAGTCGCTTGATGAGCTAGAGCCGCAAAGCTAGCTTTATAGAGTTTAAAGTAAGAGTTCAACCAAATTGGATGTAACAGAAAAGGTAGAACTGATTGCCAAGCCGCCGACCGAAGAAATTGTCACAAAAGAAGAACTGGTGCATCTGTTTGAGACAAACTCCAAACCAAAACACTACATCGGTCTTGAGATATCCGGCTTTCTGCATCTTGGCAGCCTGATCAGCACAGGTTTCAAAATTAACGATTTCATCAAGGCAGGCGTTCAGTGCAATGTATTTCTGGCAGACTGGCACACACTCATCAACGACAAGCTGGGAGGAAACTGGGAGACCATATCCAAAGTATCAAACTACTACGAAAAGGCATTCAAGCTTGTCTGCCCAGGCGTGCAGATAATCCGTGGAACCGAGCTGTACGAGTCGAAAAAGGACTACTGGAAGGACCTAGTCCAAGCCACAAAGCACATGACGCTTGCAAGAACCATGCGAACCCTTACCATAATGGGAAGGTCCGAGGCCGAGGACAAGATAGACCTTGCCAAGCTGCTGTACCCACCCATGCAGGCAGTGGACATACATGCAATGGACATCGACATTGCCCACGCAGGAATGGACCAAAGAAAAATCCACATGCTTGTGCGCGAAATATTCCCAAAGATGAAGTGGAAGGTGCCGGTGGCAGTACATCACTCCCTCCTGCCCGGACTCACCGAGCCAGTATCGCAGGATGAGGAGGGTGCCGGAACAAAGATGAGCAAGTCAAAGCCGGCATCCGGCATTTTCATACACGACTCCGACGACGAGATAAGATCAAAAATCAAGAAGGGCTGGTGCGAGGTGGGAAATGTCAACAACCCGATCCTGCAGATCGCAAGGCACATCGTGTTCAACCAGTTCCCAGAAATCTCGGTGGAAAGGCCAGAAAAGTTCGGCGGAAATGTCACATATTCAAATTACCCACAATTAGAGGCAGACTTTGCGGCAGGAAAGCTGCATCCCACAGACCTAAAGCAGATGGTGGGGAACTATCTTGTCAAGATAATCGCGCCAATCCGGGACAAGCTGGGAATTGATGAAGAGCTAAGCAACGCAATAAAGAACAGCGTCTAGGACTTGCTTTCCAGATTGTATTTTGAGGTGTAGCCCCTCGGATTTATCATCAAGTTCTTGAAGTTATACGTAGACGAATTTCCTATGATCACAGTGCTGATCATGCCAAGCTGGTCCGCAAAGTTCTCCATGTTCTCCAAGTCAGTCATCACTATGGACTGGGAGTCGCGATATGCGCCCTTGATGATTGCTACGGGCGTGGTCGGCTTGCGGTATTTTAGCAGGATCTTTCGTGTGTCCTGCAGCTGGTGAATCCTTTTCTTGCTTGCGGGATTGTAAATTACAATCACATAGTCTCCCTGGGCTGCCGCCTCCACCCTCTTTACTATTATCTCCCATGGAACCAAAAGGTCACTCATGCTTACTACTGCAAAATCTGTCATTAACGGCGATCCGATAAGCGACGCGCAAGAGTTCAGCGCGGACACGCCTGGAATGATCTCTACCTGCAGTCCTGTCTTTGGGTCCCAGCCAGACTCTGCGAGCACCTCGTAAATCAGTCCTGCCATGCCGTAAATTCCAGGATCGCCACTTGACACCAGAGACACTATTCTTCCCTCCCTTGCCAGATCAACGCATTGTTTTGCGCGCTCCACCTCTTGGGTCATTGCGTAGCGGTGAATCTCTTTTCCGGCGATCAGATCCTCTACCAGTGTGACATAGGTGTCATATCCGACTATGGTGTCGCTTTCTTCTATGACCTGCTTTGCCCTAAACGTCATGTGGTCGTGGCTGCCAGGCCCGACACCGACGATGTATAATTTTCCTTCCAAGCGATCCTCGTCGCTTCTAAGACAATTTATCTTTTGGGTAGATCAATCACTGGGCAGTTAATCACGTGGTCGCTGCTCAGCGGCCTTGCAAGCGTGACAAAAATACTGCCGTCGGATTTCTTGCTGTCGATGTCTGACATTGTTTCCAAGATCATCGCGGCACCCTCATTCTTCCATTCAGCAATTGATACGCGACACAGCGGGGCATAGCTTTCGTCCGGTTTTACATCTATGACGCTCTGCTGGAATCCAAGCGGTCCTGCCCCCTTTATGCCGTTTTTGAACTGGTACATGTCCGAAAATACCGGCGACGACAGCGCTTGCGCAATCTTTGATGCGGCCGGCACACCGATTACCTGCGCTGGGCCGGTCGGAGTCGCGTCTGTGACTATGTAATAGAGTGTTCTTCCGTCCGCACCCCACGCCCTGTGCGCAATAAACGTGACCTTCTTTGAATCCCTGTCAATCTCCGTAACCTGCCCCTTGTCAAACGATGCGTCCGATGCGTTTGTCACGTTCTTGACCAGCATCTGCCCGCCAGGCCAGGAGATCTGGGGCGCGTTAATTGTCACGTTTGTATTTGTGATCTTTACCCTGCTGTCCCTTGCGGCCTTTAGCACGTCGTCTGCAGAGTCCAGTACCTGCGGCTTTTGCCCGTTCTTCCATGACACCAATGACACGCTACGAAGCGGGCTGTATTTTTCCGGCTGCGCCGGCGTGCTTGCAAACACCTCGCCCTGAAAACCATACAACCCGTCACCCTTTATGCCGTTTGTGAACATGTATACGGGATCCTGCGACGCGGCCGGCGCCCACCTCAGCTTTGGCGCAAACTGTACTGCCGCACCCTGTTTGTCTGCAATCCTTTCTGCCAGCGTCTTGTTGCTCGAATCGGTAATGATGTAGTACACGGAATCCTTGCCAAAAAATCCCGAGTGCATCGAAAGCGTCACTTTTACGTGCGAGTCGGGAAGCGTAAACGACCTGTCCCCTGCCTCAAACGTCTGCACCATCACCTCGGTTGGCTGCCCCCTGATCCAGCCGTCTACACTCACCGTGACAGTAAACGGGCCCGCGCTCCGGAAACCAAGTGCCGCACCTGTGAACTCGACAGAGTCTGCAGTTTTAGCAGGCTCCAACGCGGAGATACCGTATACGGTATTCCTGTCAACACTCCATGTCGGCTGCCCCTTCGAGTCGTCTCTTCCCAACTCGTGCAGCACTACCACCTCTACCGGTTGATTTGCAGTGTATGTGAGCGAGCCGGCGTAGATGCTCCCCCTGTTTGGCGACAGAATCAGGGCAAGCTGGCCTTTTCCGGTTGCGGGATCTGGTGACGACGTGACCGTCTTTGTAAACTGGATCTTGCTCTGCGGCTTTGCAGTTGCAAACTGGTCGGAGAATATGGAAAATGAAATGGTGGCAGTCGAGACTGCAACAACTAGTGCCACAATGAGCAGTTTTCTCAACGTGCTTTCTGACTCGATAATCCCTTTAAGTTTAACTTAGGTGCTTGCGAGCTCGAACTCGTCGTGCAGAGCTTGCATTGCAGCTTGGCAGTCGCTGTCCTTGACCACAAACGCCAAGTTGAGCTCCGACGATCCCTGAGCTATCATCACCACGTTCACCTCGTTCCTTGCGGCTGCGCCAAACACCTTTGATGCGACGCCGACGGTTCCACGCATACCAGAACCAATCAGCGCAATTATGGACACGTCCGTTGTGACGTCTATCTTCTTTATCATCTTCCCAAGCAGATTCATCTCAAGGGTATTCACCGCCCTGTCCAAGTCGTGCTTTTTTACCACTATCGTGATGCTTGACTCCGACGGGCTCTGCGAGATCATCATTATGTTGATTCCCGCCTTTGCGAGGGTTGAAAATATCGTAGCTGCGGTACCTGGAGCGCCGACCATGCTGCCTCCGCGCATGTCGATAAGGCCGTTGTGGCGGATCACGCTGACGCACTTTACAGTGCGCATCGTCTCCTCGCTTGGGTCCGCTGTGACAAGCGTCCCAGGATTATCCACGTTGAAGCTGTTGCGTATGCGCATTGGTATCTTTTTGCTCAGCAGCGGCTCAAATGAGCGCGGGTGGATCTGTTTTGCGCCAAACAGGGCCATCTCCATTGCCTCTACATACGACACCTCCGGGATAACTCGCGCGTCCTTGACCATCTTCGGGTCCGCAGTCATCAACCCATCCACATCACTCATCAGCCAGACCTCATCTGCCCTGATGCAGGACGCAATGATCGTGGCAGT
Proteins encoded in this region:
- a CDS encoding PfkB family carbohydrate kinase, with amino-acid sequence MLTVFGSTALDTIRTPTRVLKDVLGGAATFAGVSASFFVDTGLIAVVGTDFPKKYHDLLAKYLDLSGFVIQKGKTFRYDGSYDDTLSKRTTNKTELNVLGSFKPQVPDEYRKSQFVYLANNDPDQNSALIREFDNVKFSMCDTIEYWIATKRASVIKMIKAVDAVVINDEEAKLLTKEHNLIKCAKKMMEWGAKYVIIKKGEHGSLLFFDDVIFPSVAFSLEDIVDPTGAGDSFAGAMIGYLASKNKTSLSEIKKAVVYGNVLGSFAVERWGLDGLTKITKSQIEKRINQYQKMVDF
- a CDS encoding winged helix-turn-helix domain-containing protein: MVSKIYRDRIYIIKDVITLLIEYGELNQTALFSYSGLNLKKHKKILDDLESHGFISRSTLQDGKRTITMYRATTKGLEFCRTIIEPYEELFPRKSASDTNLGLLIFV
- a CDS encoding cupredoxin domain-containing protein, with protein sequence MSKQRRTSRRMSNKKILAIIGFTLVSAAIGYAVFNSMIPTNRSFPVLGVPENTYLVTKHDSQNGYVFASKGTTSGKKSMGSMHIMPEIHVTQDQLGSIHMINEDTDSKHNLNIDEFNVHTKDLNYFETQTVTFVADKEGSFRYYCTIHPEMNGRLIVQ
- a CDS encoding dUTPase translates to MDRLESIFSMQKGLAEMMNLDRYSKDTEGRVSALCTAIIHEAVELQRTTNWKWWKKPTPFNVDDAREELIDIWHFVVQASLELNLTPDDIMEEYKRKNEINRDRQRNGY
- a CDS encoding tetrahydromethanopterin S-methyltransferase subunit A; the encoded protein is MNLLEVAGRLCKVLLPIPDDVFYGNPSSSVAVCTLSSMNLLREIASSVMMERIALAGRLLSENKGIDALIRHVNKNPNITTIILCGKEVSGHRAGHSLLLVHRHGIDGDGRIINSVSPDPVLTVTESEVAQFQRQISIIDKIGETRPYRILD
- a CDS encoding DegT/DnrJ/EryC1/StrS family aminotransferase; this encodes MKIPVNVPYIGREEIAEVNAVLKGGALTSSASLGGRNVQEFERNVCSFIKSKYAVAVNSGTAALQAALYALDVKHGDEVLLPSFTFVATANAVVSVGAKPVFVDILKQNYTMDPVDLKRKITRRTKAIIPVHLYGNVAYMDEISEIADKQNLDVIEDAAQSMGSTYKGKQTGTFSKLGCFSLYAAKVMTSGEGGVIVTSDKKLWEKLLMIRNHGMVHGYDTRILGLNFRLPEINAAIAKVQMKKLPKFLAARKKNARILTELLSGANVTLPEERKGVQVNWYLYTIATKMRNGIMKKLNDSGIGATVYYSIPAHKTPYHNKKISLPNTEWAASNVLSLPVQPMVKQSHLETTARIIHDMA
- a CDS encoding tyrosine--tRNA ligase, with amino-acid sequence MDVTEKVELIAKPPTEEIVTKEELVHLFETNSKPKHYIGLEISGFLHLGSLISTGFKINDFIKAGVQCNVFLADWHTLINDKLGGNWETISKVSNYYEKAFKLVCPGVQIIRGTELYESKKDYWKDLVQATKHMTLARTMRTLTIMGRSEAEDKIDLAKLLYPPMQAVDIHAMDIDIAHAGMDQRKIHMLVREIFPKMKWKVPVAVHHSLLPGLTEPVSQDEEGAGTKMSKSKPASGIFIHDSDDEIRSKIKKGWCEVGNVNNPILQIARHIVFNQFPEISVERPEKFGGNVTYSNYPQLEADFAAGKLHPTDLKQMVGNYLVKIIAPIRDKLGIDEELSNAIKNSV
- the cobJ gene encoding precorrin-3B C(17)-methyltransferase gives rise to the protein MEGKLYIVGVGPGSHDHMTFRAKQVIEESDTIVGYDTYVTLVEDLIAGKEIHRYAMTQEVERAKQCVDLAREGRIVSLVSSGDPGIYGMAGLIYEVLAESGWDPKTGLQVEIIPGVSALNSCASLIGSPLMTDFAVVSMSDLLVPWEIIVKRVEAAAQGDYVIVIYNPASKKRIHQLQDTRKILLKYRKPTTPVAIIKGAYRDSQSIVMTDLENMENFADQLGMISTVIIGNSSTYNFKNLMINPRGYTSKYNLESKS
- a CDS encoding DUF7482 domain-containing protein; its protein translation is MRKLLIVALVVAVSTATISFSIFSDQFATAKPQSKIQFTKTVTSSPDPATGKGQLALILSPNRGSIYAGSLTYTANQPVEVVVLHELGRDDSKGQPTWSVDRNTVYGISALEPAKTADSVEFTGAALGFRSAGPFTVTVSVDGWIRGQPTEVMVQTFEAGDRSFTLPDSHVKVTLSMHSGFFGKDSVYYIITDSSNKTLAERIADKQGAAVQFAPKLRWAPAASQDPVYMFTNGIKGDGLYGFQGEVFASTPAQPEKYSPLRSVSLVSWKNGQKPQVLDSADDVLKAARDSRVKITNTNVTINAPQISWPGGQMLVKNVTNASDASFDKGQVTEIDRDSKKVTFIAHRAWGADGRTLYYIVTDATPTGPAQVIGVPAASKIAQALSSPVFSDMYQFKNGIKGAGPLGFQQSVIDVKPDESYAPLCRVSIAEWKNEGAAMILETMSDIDSKKSDGSIFVTLARPLSSDHVINCPVIDLPKR
- a CDS encoding aspartate kinase: MRLVVKFGGTSLAAAKEIREVAKFVGDIGKKNQVVVVCSAVNDVTDQLLDISGFVQKGNKDAAKAQLAKLKKQHMQLARESVLGAKTRKQLLQKLDSDLAELEGLLHGMSLLGEVTPRSLDYLISFGERLSIAIVSHAIIDLRGRSVALTGKEVGIVTDSNFGSSKPLMDTTRLRVSAKLDPMLSKKIIPVIGGFAGADQHGHITTFGRGGSDYTATIIASCIRADEVWLMSDVDGLMTADPKMVKDARVIPEVSYVEAMEMALFGAKQIHPRSFEPLLSKKIPMRIRNSFNVDNPGTLVTADPSEETMRTVKCVSVIRHNGLIDMRGGSMVGAPGTAATIFSTLAKAGINIMMISQSPSESSITIVVKKHDLDRAVNTLEMNLLGKMIKKIDVTTDVSIIALIGSGMRGTVGVASKVFGAAARNEVNVVMIAQGSSELNLAFVVKDSDCQAAMQALHDEFELAST